A segment of the bacterium genome:
GACTGGGTGAGCTGGATCGCGCCGGTGAAGGTTTACCCGGGGCAGGACGAGATGGGGGCGCTGGCGCAGGGGGTGCTGCGGGTCCTGCGCGGCGAGGACGAGGCGCTGGAGTATCCCACCTACGTGGGCAACGGCGAGTAGGCGGTGAGCCGGTCGTGGAAAAGGCCCCCGGGGGCCTTTTTATTATCGGTCAATCTCACGCCACTGCGGGC
Coding sequences within it:
- a CDS encoding butyrate kinase (catalyzes the phosphorylation of 2-butanoate to butanoyl phosphate) gives rise to the protein DWVSWIAPVKVYPGQDEMGALAQGVLRVLRGEDEALEYPTYVGNGE